The Streptobacillus canis genome window below encodes:
- a CDS encoding ATP-binding protein codes for MHIERDIYLNRLIRKMDNGLIKVITGIRRSGKSYFLFKIFKKYLKSIGVEDSNIISIQLDLFENKEYRKPGKILEYIYSNISKDGKTYILIDEIQMLEDFEDVLNSLLHKDNLDIYVTGSNSMFLSHDILTKFRGRGDRLHIYPLSFKEFMSVYPKDMYQGFSEYLNYGGLPLVLRMETKEEKMNYLISLFQETYIKDIYERHRIERKEELNDLINILASNIGTLTNPSKIEATFRSVINSKISNLTIGTYIEYLQNAFLITAVNRYDVKGRKYIGTPLKYYFEDLGLRNARLNFRQFEQTHLMENVIYNELRLRGYLVDVGVVEKRYYEGEKYKKKYLEVDFIATLGDKKIYIQSAYSMPNLEKIEQESASLKNINDSFKKIIIVKDVVETYINDYGIITMSLFDFLLNEDSLDI; via the coding sequence ATGCATATAGAAAGAGACATATATTTAAATAGATTAATTAGGAAAATGGATAATGGGTTGATTAAAGTAATTACTGGAATTAGAAGAAGTGGTAAATCATATTTTCTATTTAAGATTTTTAAAAAATATTTAAAGAGCATAGGAGTGGAAGATAGTAATATTATATCAATTCAATTAGATCTTTTTGAAAATAAAGAATATAGAAAACCGGGAAAAATATTAGAATATATATATTCTAATATATCTAAAGATGGAAAGACATATATATTAATAGATGAAATACAAATGTTAGAGGATTTTGAAGATGTTTTAAATTCTTTATTACATAAAGATAATTTAGATATATATGTTACAGGAAGTAATTCTATGTTTCTTTCACATGATATATTAACTAAATTTAGAGGACGTGGAGATAGATTACATATATATCCATTAAGTTTTAAAGAATTTATGTCAGTATATCCTAAAGATATGTACCAAGGTTTTAGTGAATATTTAAATTATGGAGGACTTCCTTTAGTTCTTAGAATGGAAACTAAAGAAGAAAAAATGAATTACCTTATTTCCTTATTTCAAGAAACATATATTAAGGATATATATGAAAGACATAGAATAGAAAGAAAAGAAGAGTTAAATGATTTAATTAATATATTAGCTTCTAATATTGGAACACTTACAAATCCGAGTAAAATAGAAGCAACTTTTAGAAGTGTTATTAATTCTAAAATTTCAAATTTAACTATAGGAACGTATATCGAATATTTACAAAATGCATTTTTAATTACTGCAGTAAATAGATATGATGTTAAAGGAAGAAAATATATAGGAACCCCTTTAAAATACTATTTTGAAGATTTAGGATTAAGAAATGCAAGGCTAAATTTTAGACAATTTGAGCAAACACATTTGATGGAAAATGTAATATATAACGAACTAAGATTAAGAGGTTATTTAGTAGATGTTGGTGTTGTAGAAAAAAGATATTATGAAGGGGAAAAGTATAAGAAAAAATATTTAGAGGTTGATTTTATAGCAACATTAGGAGATAAGAAAATATATATTCAATCAGCATATTCTATGCCTAATTTAGAGAAAATAGAGCAAGAAAGTGCATCTCTAAAAAATATTAATGATTCATTCAAAAAGATTATCATAGTAAAAGATGTTGTGGAAACATATATAAATGATTATGGAATAATTACTATGAGTCTATTTGACTTTTTATTAAATGAAGATAGTTTAGATATATAA
- a CDS encoding S6 family peptidase, which produces MNRKLLFILLITSFSSFSGALRYDITAEDYESFAMNNGKFKLGNTNVNVYKKDGSKSGTLEVVPNFDGVNTEGSYSFLDDPQILSGVKHIGNLRFGYEFLSRHIRKDVNLYNGNKKVVSRFRDKDTLNYEEYNLKINELKKFSETAIGNQYTSIGTDWALVRLDRVLHDATTNEVLYDLSRVSENDLVARMGRGERTVSFEDGTSSKLNRTYSGGLNRITKFYNGLDEKRVNIRLDKTPKTAMDIGTNNGDSGSPLFWWDKENKKWLFLANNSAGNGALENRGWDVVSILRSDIDKYRDLKLKTQSNEIDDAYSAEFKSNKLLINGKEVFNANITKRNEESDFYNLKNQIFNVPNLVIQVLSNTNINEARLEFKENTRIDGIADLKTAGYVIDEDKTLTYKLKINKGNIVRKIGKGTLYVNSLGNNEGDINIGEGTLLLNNTGGYAAKNIRVAKGAIVKLMSENQLNANNIYFGLRGGKLDLNGNSLKFEDIYHIDRDAEIKNTSEKFSNFELNFKGDENRTYLGSFIGNINLKYKPSNNIAWELRGKSDIKGKFDIEDGKVIFTGDNIIVGAYNDILLNEFERSSFKSKEINVKGGSILEFKRAIEVDSNINLSPDSKIELILEGEVKDKGENLDFENSKTEEEINKTILKGNINFSETSTIENFKLNIENNNKVVINSKIAGNVKATKTGKGLLEISSIDNINTGTFVINEGKVKVAEKTSLGNTITKISEDSILEVDKNIDFPNLLDRIDKSSTGILSLGENVTNLDVKYKNYPNLYLGSSKEITIGNENIKIPEEINIINLGGDGGIINLKGKGLLRKDKTINIYKGSKVNIIEDNNQEIDEPKVINLNYGAFGEYKDKKYIKEGSLGVLELENEKNIENTMYVGAKKNTSLSLDNIEVKDEYKLSGRGTLILNNNLISKNIIVDAQYSDSGVIDINSINPTYIGNITIIGNREDKNQGSITLKIDNKEELGNNNSFLIKDGGILDVSATELNLRLHKDNEDSGKIINSGNNESKLNLLVEENILVNNLITGDIKVVKSGNGDIEFTNSENTIKDLEINSGKLIVREDELENTNIILKENTEAEILADVSLKSVNNSGIIKSEDNIINIGNYLGSSSSLIDLVLNNKENLLNIENVDVVNVKVTLGNDINKDKDVLIGTLPGKINLVNADNLSNLFKYKVTKKEMQAILTKIISEKAVSRLYFLNELNLLATNSDVSIFKNGVYASFINYNKKDNEVNSQENKKYQNSLLSNGVKLDIEVVNKIKDLEILSGVDFKTMYSNVSTKLEENEVNSNFLITEILPKFGIKYGMFSGETKIGYINVLDTTEKGNIHMIKHSLDVSISPVFKLTKDIELQYLNNLGYVINPIIKDNMKVKVENSSPFYARYNTGIKLKHKYVDAYVEADLGVNLSKINLKENEVSLDNTYTDVLRTKFKIGLDGKPTKNILISTNFGLNLNRKSYSDYSFKLGLGYSW; this is translated from the coding sequence ATGAATAGAAAATTATTATTTATACTATTAATAACGAGTTTTTCTTCTTTTTCGGGAGCACTTAGATATGATATTACAGCTGAAGATTATGAATCATTTGCTATGAATAATGGAAAATTTAAACTTGGGAATACGAACGTAAATGTATATAAAAAAGATGGAAGTAAGAGTGGAACATTAGAAGTTGTTCCAAACTTTGATGGTGTTAATACAGAAGGAAGTTATTCTTTTTTAGATGATCCACAAATTTTATCTGGTGTTAAGCATATAGGTAATCTTAGATTTGGATACGAATTTCTAAGTAGGCATATTAGAAAAGATGTTAATTTATATAATGGAAATAAAAAGGTAGTTTCTAGATTTAGAGATAAAGATACTTTAAATTATGAAGAGTATAATTTAAAGATAAATGAATTGAAGAAATTTAGTGAAACTGCAATAGGAAATCAATATACTTCAATAGGAACAGATTGGGCTTTAGTTAGATTAGATAGAGTTTTACATGACGCTACAACTAATGAAGTTTTGTATGATTTATCAAGAGTTTCAGAAAATGATTTAGTCGCAAGAATGGGTAGAGGAGAAAGAACTGTAAGTTTTGAAGATGGAACAAGTTCAAAATTAAATAGAACATATAGTGGAGGATTAAATAGAATAACTAAATTTTATAATGGTCTAGATGAAAAAAGGGTAAATATAAGATTAGATAAAACACCTAAGACTGCTATGGATATTGGAACTAATAATGGTGATAGTGGTTCTCCTCTATTTTGGTGGGATAAAGAGAATAAAAAATGGTTATTTTTAGCTAATAATAGCGCAGGAAATGGAGCTTTAGAAAATAGAGGATGGGATGTAGTCTCTATTTTAAGAAGTGATATAGATAAATATAGAGATTTAAAATTAAAGACACAAAGTAACGAAATTGATGATGCGTATAGTGCAGAATTTAAATCTAATAAACTTTTAATAAATGGAAAAGAAGTTTTTAATGCTAATATAACAAAAAGAAATGAGGAATCGGATTTTTATAATTTAAAAAATCAAATATTTAATGTTCCAAATTTAGTTATACAAGTTTTGAGTAATACAAATATAAATGAAGCAAGACTTGAGTTTAAAGAAAATACAAGAATAGATGGAATTGCTGATTTAAAAACGGCAGGCTATGTAATTGATGAAGATAAAACTTTAACGTATAAACTTAAAATTAATAAAGGAAATATAGTTAGAAAAATAGGAAAAGGAACCCTGTATGTTAATTCATTAGGAAATAATGAAGGAGATATAAATATAGGAGAGGGAACTTTATTATTAAATAATACTGGAGGATATGCTGCAAAGAACATAAGAGTTGCAAAGGGAGCTATTGTAAAACTTATGTCTGAAAATCAACTTAATGCAAATAATATATATTTTGGATTAAGAGGAGGAAAATTAGATTTAAATGGAAATAGTTTAAAATTTGAAGATATTTATCATATTGATAGAGATGCTGAAATAAAAAATACTTCAGAAAAATTTTCTAATTTTGAATTAAATTTTAAAGGAGACGAAAATAGAACATATTTGGGTTCATTTATTGGCAATATAAATCTAAAATATAAACCATCAAATAATATTGCTTGGGAATTAAGAGGAAAAAGTGATATAAAAGGAAAATTTGATATTGAAGATGGGAAAGTAATCTTTACTGGAGACAATATTATTGTTGGAGCATATAATGATATTTTATTAAATGAATTTGAGAGAAGTTCTTTTAAATCCAAGGAAATAAATGTTAAAGGTGGAAGTATATTAGAATTTAAAAGAGCTATTGAGGTAGATTCTAATATAAATTTATCTCCTGATTCAAAAATTGAATTAATATTAGAAGGAGAAGTGAAAGATAAAGGAGAAAATTTAGATTTTGAAAATTCAAAAACTGAAGAAGAGATAAATAAAACTATATTAAAAGGAAATATAAATTTTTCAGAAACAAGTACTATTGAAAATTTTAAATTAAATATTGAAAATAATAATAAAGTAGTAATAAATTCTAAGATAGCAGGAAATGTTAAAGCGACTAAAACAGGTAAAGGTTTACTTGAAATAAGTAGTATAGATAATATTAATACTGGAACTTTTGTAATTAATGAAGGAAAAGTTAAGGTAGCAGAAAAAACTAGTTTAGGTAATACAATTACAAAAATTTCTGAAGATAGTATTTTAGAAGTAGATAAAAATATTGATTTTCCAAACCTATTAGATAGAATTGATAAAAGTTCTACGGGTATATTAAGTTTAGGGGAGAATGTAACTAATTTAGATGTTAAATATAAAAATTATCCTAATCTTTATCTTGGAAGTAGTAAAGAAATTACTATAGGAAATGAAAATATTAAAATACCTGAGGAAATAAATATAATTAACCTTGGAGGAGATGGTGGAATAATTAATTTAAAAGGTAAAGGACTTTTAAGAAAAGATAAAACCATTAATATATATAAGGGTAGTAAGGTAAATATAATTGAAGATAATAATCAAGAAATAGATGAACCTAAAGTAATTAATTTAAATTATGGTGCTTTTGGTGAATATAAAGATAAGAAATATATTAAAGAAGGTTCACTTGGAGTATTAGAATTAGAAAATGAAAAAAATATAGAAAACACGATGTATGTAGGTGCTAAAAAAAATACTAGTTTAAGTCTAGATAATATAGAAGTTAAAGATGAATATAAATTGTCTGGTAGAGGAACTTTAATTTTAAATAATAATTTAATATCTAAAAATATTATAGTAGATGCACAGTATAGCGACAGTGGAGTAATAGATATTAATTCTATTAATCCTACATATATTGGAAATATTACAATAATAGGAAATAGAGAAGATAAAAATCAAGGTAGTATTACATTAAAAATAGATAATAAAGAGGAATTAGGTAATAATAATAGCTTCTTAATTAAAGATGGTGGAATTTTAGATGTTAGTGCAACAGAATTAAATTTAAGATTACATAAAGATAATGAAGATAGTGGAAAAATAATTAATAGTGGAAATAATGAATCTAAATTAAATCTATTAGTAGAAGAGAATATTTTAGTAAATAACTTAATTACTGGGGATATTAAAGTAGTTAAAAGTGGGAATGGAGATATAGAATTTACTAATAGTGAAAATACAATTAAAGATTTAGAAATAAATAGTGGAAAATTAATAGTTAGAGAAGATGAATTAGAAAATACTAATATTATTTTAAAAGAAAATACTGAAGCAGAAATTTTAGCAGATGTAAGTTTAAAGAGTGTTAATAATAGTGGAATAATTAAATCTGAGGATAATATAATAAATATAGGAAATTATTTAGGTAGTTCAAGTTCATTAATAGATCTAGTATTAAATAATAAAGAAAATTTATTAAATATTGAAAATGTAGACGTTGTTAATGTTAAGGTTACTCTAGGAAATGATATAAATAAAGATAAAGATGTATTAATTGGAACTTTACCAGGAAAAATTAATTTAGTAAATGCTGATAATCTATCAAATCTTTTCAAATATAAAGTAACAAAAAAAGAGATGCAGGCTATACTAACTAAGATAATAAGTGAAAAAGCAGTTAGTAGACTATATTTCTTAAATGAATTAAATCTTTTAGCAACAAATAGTGATGTATCAATATTTAAAAATGGTGTTTATGCTTCATTTATAAATTATAATAAAAAAGATAATGAAGTAAATAGTCAAGAAAACAAAAAATATCAAAATAGTCTTTTAAGTAATGGAGTAAAATTAGATATTGAAGTAGTAAATAAAATCAAAGATTTAGAAATATTATCTGGAGTAGATTTTAAAACAATGTATTCAAATGTATCAACCAAGTTAGAGGAAAATGAAGTAAATTCTAATTTCTTAATTACAGAAATACTTCCTAAATTTGGGATTAAGTATGGAATGTTTAGTGGAGAAACTAAGATAGGATATATTAATGTTTTAGATACAACTGAAAAAGGCAATATACATATGATTAAACATAGTTTAGATGTATCGATAAGCCCAGTATTTAAATTAACTAAAGATATAGAGTTACAATATCTAAATAATTTAGGTTATGTAATTAATCCAATAATTAAAGATAATATGAAGGTAAAAGTAGAAAATAGTTCACCGTTTTATGCAAGATATAATACAGGAATTAAATTGAAACATAAATATGTAGATGCATATGTTGAAGCAGATTTAGGTGTAAATTTATCTAAGATCAACTTAAAAGAAAATGAAGTAAGTTTAGATAATACTTATACAGATGTATTAAGAACTAAATTTAAAATAGGTTTAGATGGTAAACCTACAAAGAACATATTAATATCGACTAACTTTGGATTAAATTTAAATAGGAAATCATATTCAGATTATTCATTTAAATTAGGTTTAGGATATAGTTGGTAA
- the lacD gene encoding tagatose-bisphosphate aldolase, whose translation MRKISKNVYAAMERLSNKEGIIGALAIDQRGSIKKMIGAYSDATTEKIEDFKCLVSSELTKYASSILLDPEFGLPASKVRATDAGLLLAYEKTGYDATKKGRLPDILEEWSVKRLKEQGADAIKFLLYYDVDDDKAINESKHIFVERLGSECLGEDIPFYLELVSYDEEGRTGKEYAKVRPHKVIEMMKEFSKERYNVTVLKMEIPVDMNYVEGYGEEWVYTKEEAKAFYKEQAEATELPFIFLSGGVSMDLFKKSLELAKEAGSTFNGVLCGRATWADAIKPYSLDGRETGQKWLQTEGKEKITSLDEVLNKTATDWRLKLGK comes from the coding sequence ATGAGAAAAATTTCTAAAAATGTTTATGCAGCTATGGAAAGACTTTCTAACAAAGAAGGAATCATAGGTGCTTTAGCAATAGACCAAAGAGGATCTATTAAAAAAATGATAGGGGCTTATTCAGATGCAACTACTGAAAAAATTGAAGATTTCAAATGTTTAGTTTCTTCAGAATTAACTAAATATGCATCTTCTATATTATTAGACCCAGAATTTGGTTTACCAGCATCTAAAGTAAGAGCTACTGATGCAGGATTATTATTAGCATACGAAAAAACAGGATATGATGCTACTAAAAAAGGAAGATTACCAGACATTTTAGAAGAATGGTCAGTAAAAAGATTAAAAGAACAAGGTGCAGATGCCATCAAATTCTTACTATACTATGATGTAGATGATGATAAAGCTATCAACGAATCTAAACACATCTTTGTTGAAAGATTAGGATCTGAATGTTTAGGTGAAGATATTCCTTTCTACTTAGAATTAGTTTCTTATGATGAAGAAGGAAGAACTGGAAAAGAATATGCAAAAGTTAGACCTCACAAAGTAATAGAAATGATGAAAGAATTTTCAAAAGAAAGATATAACGTAACAGTATTAAAAATGGAAATACCTGTAGATATGAACTATGTTGAAGGATATGGTGAAGAATGGGTATACACTAAAGAAGAAGCTAAAGCATTCTATAAAGAACAAGCTGAAGCTACTGAATTACCATTCATCTTCTTATCAGGTGGAGTAAGCATGGACTTATTCAAAAAATCATTAGAATTAGCTAAAGAAGCTGGTTCTACATTTAATGGTGTATTATGTGGAAGAGCTACTTGGGCAGATGCAATTAAACCATATAGCTTAGATGGAAGAGAAACAGGTCAAAAATGGTTACAAACTGAAGGTAAAGAAAAAATTACATCACTTGATGAAGTATTAAATAAAACAGCTACTGACTGGAGATTAAAATTAGGAAAATAA
- a CDS encoding phosphoglycerate kinase, translating into MAKKTLKDLEVKGKKVLVRVDFNVPIKEGVIKDDNRIKAALPTLNYVLENGGKVIAFSHLGRIKAEEDKAAKSLAPVAKRLEELLGKPVKFVPATRGAELEAAVAELKEGEILMFENTRFEDVENGEVVKKESKNNAELGKYWASLGDVFVNDAFGTAHRAHASNVGISSNIADSAAGFLMQKEIEFIGGAVDEPKRPFVAILGGAKVSDKIGVIENLLDKADKVIIGGGMMFTFLKALGKNTGKSLLEEDKVELAKQLIEKAGNKLILPIDTVVAKEFNNDVEHHVVSVDEVKDDEMGLDIGPASIELFAKELEGAKTVVWNGPMGVFEMPNYAKGTIGVCEAIANLADAITVIGGGDSAAAAIQLGYAERFSHISTGGGASLEYLEGKVLPGVDAIAEKKCCCSH; encoded by the coding sequence ATGGCAAAGAAAACTTTAAAAGATTTAGAAGTAAAAGGAAAAAAAGTATTAGTACGTGTTGATTTCAACGTACCTATTAAAGAAGGAGTTATCAAAGATGATAATAGAATTAAAGCTGCATTACCTACTTTAAACTACGTTTTAGAAAACGGTGGAAAAGTAATAGCTTTCTCTCACTTAGGAAGAATTAAAGCTGAAGAAGATAAAGCTGCAAAATCTCTTGCACCAGTTGCTAAAAGATTAGAAGAATTATTAGGTAAACCAGTTAAATTCGTACCTGCTACAAGAGGTGCTGAGCTTGAAGCAGCAGTTGCTGAACTTAAAGAAGGAGAAATCCTAATGTTCGAAAACACTCGTTTTGAAGATGTTGAAAACGGAGAAGTTGTTAAAAAAGAATCTAAAAACAATGCTGAACTTGGTAAATACTGGGCTTCACTTGGAGATGTATTCGTAAACGACGCATTCGGAACAGCTCATAGAGCACATGCTTCAAACGTTGGAATTTCATCTAACATAGCTGATTCAGCTGCTGGATTCTTAATGCAAAAAGAAATAGAATTCATCGGTGGAGCAGTTGATGAACCAAAAAGACCATTTGTTGCTATCTTAGGAGGAGCTAAAGTTAGTGATAAAATTGGTGTAATTGAAAACTTATTAGACAAAGCTGATAAAGTAATTATCGGTGGAGGAATGATGTTTACATTCTTAAAAGCATTAGGAAAAAATACAGGTAAATCATTATTAGAAGAAGATAAAGTTGAACTTGCTAAACAATTAATAGAAAAAGCTGGAAACAAATTAATCTTACCTATAGATACAGTAGTTGCTAAAGAATTTAACAACGATGTTGAACACCACGTAGTATCTGTTGACGAAGTTAAAGATGATGAAATGGGATTAGATATAGGGCCAGCTTCAATAGAATTATTCGCTAAAGAATTAGAAGGAGCTAAAACTGTAGTATGGAACGGACCTATGGGAGTATTCGAAATGCCTAACTATGCTAAAGGAACTATAGGTGTATGTGAAGCTATAGCAAACTTAGCTGATGCAATCACAGTAATAGGTGGAGGAGATTCTGCTGCAGCTGCTATCCAACTTGGATATGCTGAAAGATTCTCTCACATTTCAACTGGTGGAGGAGCTTCTCTTGAATACTTAGAAGGTAAAGTTTTACCAGGAGTAGACGCAATCGCTGAAAAAAAATGTTGTTGTTCTCATTAA
- the era gene encoding GTPase Era — MKSGFISIVGRPNVGKSTLINKLIEEKVAIVSDKAGTTRDQIRGIVNKGENQFIFIDTPGIHKPKHLLGEYMTNLAIETLNECDLILFLLDGTKEISTGDMFVNENIKNSKTPTYVIVNKIDQMSDEDLNNKMEEIKEKLGDFEGIITMSASYGIGVHKIFDVCEKYLSNDIWFYPEDYYTDISVNKIVIETIREKILQKTKDEIPHSVALEIINIESTEDKRRYDINIYVERDSQKGIIIGNGGRLLKEIGIESRREIEALTDLKITLKLWVKVSKKWRKNEKMLNELGYDIKKFKRR; from the coding sequence ATGAAATCAGGATTTATATCAATAGTTGGAAGACCTAATGTAGGAAAATCAACTTTGATTAATAAATTAATAGAAGAAAAGGTAGCCATAGTTTCAGATAAAGCTGGAACAACTCGTGATCAAATTAGAGGAATAGTTAATAAGGGAGAAAATCAATTCATATTTATAGATACACCAGGTATACATAAACCTAAACATTTACTTGGAGAATATATGACTAATCTTGCCATAGAAACTCTAAATGAATGTGATTTAATACTATTCTTACTTGATGGAACTAAAGAAATTAGTACAGGAGATATGTTTGTTAATGAAAATATTAAAAACTCTAAAACTCCTACTTATGTTATAGTAAACAAAATAGATCAAATGAGTGATGAAGATTTAAATAACAAGATGGAAGAAATCAAAGAAAAATTAGGTGATTTTGAAGGAATCATAACTATGTCAGCAAGTTATGGCATTGGTGTTCATAAAATATTTGACGTTTGTGAAAAATATCTTTCTAATGATATTTGGTTCTACCCTGAAGATTATTATACTGACATATCAGTAAATAAAATAGTTATAGAAACTATTAGAGAGAAAATCCTACAAAAAACTAAAGATGAAATACCACATTCAGTAGCACTTGAAATAATTAATATAGAGTCTACTGAAGATAAAAGAAGATATGACATTAATATCTATGTAGAAAGAGATAGTCAAAAAGGTATAATTATTGGAAATGGTGGTAGATTACTAAAAGAAATAGGAATAGAATCTAGACGTGAAATAGAAGCATTAACTGATTTAAAAATTACCCTAAAACTATGGGTTAAAGTAAGTAAAAAATGGAGAAAAAATGAAAAAATGCTTAATGAACTAGGATATGATATTAAAAAATTTAAAAGGAGATAA
- a CDS encoding ADP-ribosylglycohydrolase family protein: MLGAIIGDIIGSPYEFDQNNIKTTIFPLFSEKSCFTDDTVMSIAVADGLIAGYGNEELTEKEIIKAMKKWAKEYPNAGYGLRFSQWVLSDESTPYNSFGNGSAMRVSACAWLYNNLRDVEKYAEISARITHNHPEGIKGAKATAAAIFLARMGATKEYIKNYIIDTYEYIFKPCDEIRPDYHHVESCQETVPEAFAAFFEGNSFEEVIRLAISLGGDSDTLAAIAGSIAEAYYGIDESLSSEAFKYLDENTVGFLTYYYEALSGLRAEKIAAMNKIMEYKPFFDKREIVRWLPTNNRKTPEFFADYGQEVNDLIKLMNTPNFADFGYQKTIKRLKINSFKEAIPTANMLGLRAMLTSIIRRERFGVGTISRAIADGLVSEILERYQEIVNNVNI; the protein is encoded by the coding sequence ATGCTTGGAGCAATAATAGGTGATATAATTGGTTCACCATATGAATTTGATCAAAATAATATTAAAACTACTATTTTCCCTTTATTTTCAGAAAAATCTTGCTTTACTGATGATACAGTAATGTCTATTGCAGTTGCAGATGGTTTAATTGCTGGATATGGAAATGAAGAATTAACAGAAAAGGAAATAATTAAAGCCATGAAAAAATGGGCAAAAGAATATCCTAATGCAGGATATGGCTTAAGGTTTTCTCAATGGGTATTAAGCGATGAATCTACTCCATATAATTCATTTGGAAATGGTTCTGCTATGAGAGTTTCTGCATGTGCTTGGTTATATAATAATCTTAGAGATGTTGAAAAATATGCTGAAATCTCTGCAAGAATTACCCACAACCACCCTGAGGGTATTAAAGGAGCTAAGGCTACTGCGGCAGCTATATTCTTAGCTAGAATGGGGGCTACTAAAGAATATATAAAAAACTATATTATCGACACATATGAATATATATTTAAACCTTGTGATGAAATACGTCCAGACTATCATCATGTAGAAAGCTGTCAAGAAACAGTACCTGAAGCTTTTGCAGCATTTTTTGAAGGAAATAGTTTTGAAGAAGTAATAAGACTTGCAATCTCTCTTGGTGGAGACAGTGATACTCTTGCAGCTATTGCAGGATCTATTGCTGAAGCTTATTATGGCATAGATGAAAGTTTATCAAGTGAGGCTTTCAAATATCTTGATGAAAATACTGTAGGTTTCTTAACTTACTATTATGAAGCTCTATCAGGTTTAAGAGCTGAAAAGATTGCAGCTATGAATAAAATAATGGAATATAAGCCATTTTTTGATAAAAGAGAAATAGTTAGATGGTTACCTACTAACAATAGAAAAACTCCAGAATTTTTTGCAGATTATGGACAAGAAGTTAATGATTTAATTAAATTAATGAACACTCCTAACTTTGCAGATTTTGGTTATCAAAAAACTATTAAAAGACTTAAAATTAATTCATTTAAAGAAGCTATACCTACTGCAAATATGCTAGGTTTAAGAGCAATGCTTACAAGTATAATAAGACGTGAAAGATTTGGCGTTGGTACTATAAGTAGAGCTATAGCTGACGGATTAGTATCTGAAATACTAGAAAGATATCAAGAAATTGTAAATAATGTGAACATATAA
- a CDS encoding 5'-nucleotidase C-terminal domain-containing protein: MKKLFFSLLLVLVFFTFTKEVKVVLLESSDIHGRLFSYKYAIDEQKSNNGLTRIATLVKQQRAENENVRGYNYDMFAGVNYKVDITKPDGEKIVDATINGKPIDPKTTYKLAVNNYKFGTISTLGLVTEADKYYD, translated from the coding sequence ATGAAAAAACTTTTCTTTTCACTTCTTTTAGTATTAGTATTTTTTACTTTTACTAAAGAGGTTAAAGTCGTATTATTAGAATCATCTGATATTCATGGAAGACTATTTTCATATAAATATGCAATAGATGAACAAAAATCAAACAATGGATTAACAAGAATTGCTACACTTGTCAAACAACAAAGAGCAGAAAATGAAAATGTAAGAGGATATAACTATGATATGTTCGCTGGAGTAAACTACAAAGTAGACATAACTAAACCAGATGGAGAAAAAATAGTTGATGCAACTATTAATGGTAAACCTATAGATCCTAAGACTACATACAAATTAGCAGTAAATAACTATAAATTTGGAACTATTTCTACTTTAGGTTTAGTAACTGAAGCAGATAAATATTATGATTAA
- a CDS encoding type II toxin-antitoxin system PemK/MazF family toxin, producing MYIALFPYFDIGTKRKGLKERPVLVIGETNDNDCIILPVSTITKKQYYNPKYDVEIDPEKFPKLNLARLSYIRVHKQAIIYKRALHKEIGDLKLDYNTKYYEIIKKLEGFNNTIYDN from the coding sequence ATGTATATAGCCTTATTTCCATATTTTGATATAGGAACTAAGCGGAAAGGGTTAAAAGAGAGACCAGTTTTAGTAATAGGAGAAACTAATGATAATGATTGTATAATTTTACCTGTTTCAACAATAACGAAGAAACAATATTACAATCCAAAATATGATGTAGAGATAGATCCGGAGAAATTTCCTAAACTAAATTTAGCAAGACTTTCATATATTAGGGTTCATAAGCAAGCTATAATATATAAAAGGGCACTACATAAAGAAATAGGAGATTTAAAATTAGACTATAATACTAAGTATTATGAAATAATCAAGAAATTAGAAGGTTTCAATAATACTATTTATGATAACTAA